GTTGGCATCCTGAATTAATAATAACGATGCCCACTGCAATAACGGCAAACCAACGCCATACCTCATCATAAccgttttcttttcgtctttCCGTCCGTTGTAATTATTATATTCCTCCATCGAAACAGCTTCCACATCCCTTTCATCCTGCCtctggctctctctctccgccTGCATCTGGCCGTGCATTTACATCCCAGCTTCGGGCTCGGCCATGAAATCACCCACTTCATCTCGTGGTATTCCAACATGTCCTCCGTCGTCTTCCACTATTCGATAACCGCATCAGCCATAGCCCACACCTTGGCCTCTCTCAGCGTCTTCTCAGTTAAGAGATTCTCCTCGTCCGTCCACGTTGCCGTCGGATCCTCCACCGGAATTTGTTCCTTTGGAATCGCCGACAAGTCCAAGCTACCCAGGCCTTCAAGAACTTTCCTCGCCTTGTCGACCTGCGTGCGAATGGCGGCCGTTTCGGTGCGTGTACGATCAAGATGGTCCTGCATCATCTCAATGGCCGATTCGCGAGCCTGATGCGGGCGGTACTCGTTGAGGATGTGGTGAATGTTAATCAATATAGTGCGTAAGtcggcaatcttggcctcggcgtcgCTGGCATTGCGCGCCAGGGTGCCGACCATCTCGAGGAAGTTGAGTAGTAGAGATTTGGTCAGGCGCTTGAGCTCAAAGGCGCGATCGTAGTGcttggcgtctttggcgctggaggaggctgttgCGGGCAGGTTTTCGATGCCCTGCTCCTCGAGAGTCGGGAGTTTGTCGTCGAGCTAGAGATGAAAAGCACAGAGTTAGAGAGACGACATGGGATACCACTCATGACTCAGTTTCATAAAGCCATACCATGTACTGGTCGCCAAAGACTCGCCACCGTCCATCTGCCGGTTCAGGCGGCGGCTGCAGAGCCCTCAGATGCTCAGGCAGATTCGGGATCTGCACACTGTCCACGTCCTCGCCATCGGCGGCCTGAGCCCGTCGCAGCTCTATAATCTCTGCGATTCTCTCTGGTGTGAATTCCTTCCAGAAATCCGGCGGGTTTGGAAACGTCGACGCCAGCGAGTGCGGCTCCTGCTGCTCGTCCATTGTTGCTCAgttccttcttctcgtcctttgtcgtccttg
Above is a genomic segment from Trichoderma breve strain T069 chromosome 6, whole genome shotgun sequence containing:
- a CDS encoding MED7 protein domain-containing protein; amino-acid sequence: MDEQQEPHSLASTFPNPPDFWKEFTPERIAEIIELRRAQAADGEDVDSVQIPNLPEHLRALQPPPEPADGRWRVFGDQYMLDDKLPTLEEQGIENLPATASSSAKDAKHYDRAFELKRLTKSLLLNFLEMVGTLARNASDAEAKIADLRTILINIHHILNEYRPHQARESAIEMMQDHLDRTRTETAAIRTQVDKARKVLEGLGSLDLSAIPKEQIPVEDPTATWTDEENLLTEKTLREAKVWAMADAVIE